A portion of the Paenibacillus marchantiae genome contains these proteins:
- a CDS encoding MotE family protein produces the protein MAVKDTDMEKESSGGWEKFLMISIPIVFTVVLLGVLLTLFNVDIRNNLLGVANKIPIVKDWVPDPVLDPEKKKLEKSEQQVESAEATIDKLKAQVSEKETELKAAKDATTTEAKKASDLQKKLDDAEKAVETAVRNPETESDYQKQIKDLAKMYADMSPSKAAPILQNMTNEEMVLLLSAMQSAARTKVLEKMDPKTAADVTMMMKDAKPSGDLALDALQSRLKKETATTSTASTTNSKNLDKNQLSQTFASMSASSGAKLLLETYKLSPDKTLTILNSVDDATRSQLLENMSTENSVETAKILNKLMGNK, from the coding sequence ATGGCTGTTAAAGACACAGATATGGAAAAAGAGTCGAGCGGCGGTTGGGAAAAGTTTCTGATGATTTCAATCCCAATTGTGTTCACTGTGGTTTTGTTGGGTGTTTTGCTCACTCTATTTAATGTAGATATTCGCAACAACCTGCTTGGAGTAGCTAACAAAATTCCTATCGTAAAGGACTGGGTGCCTGATCCTGTGCTAGATCCGGAGAAAAAGAAACTGGAGAAGAGCGAGCAGCAGGTCGAGAGTGCAGAAGCGACAATAGATAAGCTGAAGGCACAAGTAAGCGAGAAAGAAACAGAGCTTAAAGCAGCGAAGGATGCCACGACCACAGAGGCGAAAAAAGCAAGTGATTTGCAAAAGAAATTGGATGATGCGGAAAAAGCGGTTGAAACCGCTGTGCGGAATCCAGAGACCGAGTCTGATTATCAGAAACAAATTAAAGATTTGGCTAAGATGTATGCGGACATGAGTCCCAGTAAGGCCGCACCGATTTTGCAAAATATGACGAATGAAGAGATGGTGCTGCTTCTGAGTGCGATGCAATCGGCTGCACGAACCAAGGTGCTGGAAAAAATGGACCCAAAAACAGCGGCTGATGTCACGATGATGATGAAGGATGCAAAACCATCCGGTGATCTGGCCCTGGATGCACTGCAATCCCGCTTAAAGAAAGAAACTGCAACGACATCTACAGCATCTACGACTAACTCCAAAAATTTGGATAAAAATCAGCTTAGTCAAACGTTTGCTTCCATGTCGGCCTCTAGTGGAGCCAAGCTGTTACTCGAAACTTATAAGCTGAGTCCGGACAAAACCTTGACCATTTTAAATTCTGTAGATGATGCTACACGGTCTCAATTGCTTGAAAATATGTCGACTGAAAATTCAGTTGAAACTGCAAAAATATTAAATAAATTAATGGGTAACAAGTAA
- a CDS encoding flagellar hook-length control protein FliK gives MSIVYQMTSTSSAKTTGAAQTAGTGSKGATAGSGDFLQTLAQSLNGGATGENSSSAAGSLTANPLMFTFAASEDGEQTSITDILSSLFADLDSLHEALENDPSLLGDLQSLIQQMYAQLDANPGTQAEGSDEPTSEAGNAASAIDLAEHPAAVRFVLQDVLTQLIASMNESDSTVVKNAPEFKHLLQSLQNQLQDAGVDTSLNKGWTELKSILDTLAVAKDQSVQVAPTNQTSKQDSVASQVLVAAASNTGPKVSVETDSAPTANEVGEVDHSSIITAGELSLRSSGTSAGKPAEPVMPASQFAKEMTQFVVNKLDIVQQKGFSEATISLRPEHLGKLDVQITLQNGQLVARFMTEHTMAKDMLEQQMMQLRSSLQAQGIQVERLEVTQNSSLGSQMYQDGGRQPGSNSQQQRRSREREEQSDDAVTTATLQEELRNWRSEHEEGNDLRRDTFTAEA, from the coding sequence ATGTCGATTGTATATCAAATGACATCCACATCATCCGCCAAGACAACAGGAGCAGCTCAGACAGCTGGAACTGGTTCCAAAGGTGCAACTGCTGGTAGCGGTGATTTTCTACAAACTCTTGCCCAATCATTGAATGGTGGTGCAACGGGGGAGAATAGCTCGTCTGCAGCAGGGAGCTTAACAGCGAATCCGCTTATGTTTACCTTTGCAGCTAGTGAAGATGGAGAACAAACATCGATCACCGATATCTTGAGTTCGTTATTCGCAGATTTGGATTCGCTACATGAAGCTTTGGAAAATGATCCGTCACTACTAGGGGATTTACAAAGTCTGATTCAGCAGATGTATGCTCAATTAGATGCTAATCCTGGTACTCAAGCCGAAGGTTCTGATGAGCCTACAAGTGAAGCGGGTAATGCAGCATCAGCAATTGATCTGGCGGAACATCCAGCAGCAGTGCGCTTTGTATTACAGGATGTACTCACACAGTTAATTGCGAGTATGAATGAGTCTGATAGTACTGTTGTCAAGAACGCTCCAGAATTTAAGCACCTGCTTCAATCTCTTCAAAATCAGTTGCAAGATGCTGGCGTTGACACCAGTCTTAACAAAGGGTGGACTGAACTTAAATCCATTCTGGATACATTAGCAGTGGCTAAGGATCAGTCTGTGCAAGTGGCTCCAACAAATCAAACGTCCAAGCAAGACTCAGTGGCATCACAAGTTCTTGTTGCGGCCGCTTCAAATACTGGACCTAAAGTTTCAGTTGAAACGGATTCAGCACCTACAGCGAATGAAGTAGGAGAAGTGGACCATTCAAGTATCATTACGGCAGGAGAGTTGTCCTTACGTTCATCAGGTACATCAGCGGGTAAACCGGCTGAACCTGTCATGCCAGCATCCCAGTTTGCAAAAGAGATGACACAATTTGTTGTGAACAAGCTGGATATCGTGCAGCAAAAGGGTTTTTCAGAGGCAACTATCTCACTACGTCCGGAGCATCTAGGTAAGCTGGATGTACAAATTACTTTGCAAAACGGACAATTGGTTGCACGGTTTATGACTGAGCATACGATGGCGAAAGACATGCTGGAACAGCAAATGATGCAACTGCGTAGCTCGCTTCAAGCTCAAGGCATTCAAGTGGAACGACTTGAAGTTACTCAGAACAGCTCACTTGGTTCACAAATGTACCAGGATGGGGGACGCCAGCCAGGAAGCAATTCTCAGCAGCAACGTCGCTCACGCGAACGTGAAGAACAATCGGATGATGCTGTAACTACAGCAACTCTCCAGGAAGAATTGCGCAACTGGCGTAGTGAACATGAGGAAGGCAACGACCTGCGGAGAGACACGTTTACAGCAGAAGCTTAA
- the fliI gene encoding flagellar protein export ATPase FliI — protein MKILSSQRYMEHLKQFDPVRINGKVTQVIGLMVESEGPDASIGDVCYIYPGKSAKPLQAEVVGFRDNKVLLMPLGELQSIGPGCDVVGTGKPLGVQVGSELLGKVLDGLGQPLDGSLLPSRMPMYSTSNTPVNPMDRPRVLETMSVGVRAIDGLLTVGKGQRVGIFAGSGVGKSTLMGMIARNTAADVNVIALVGERGREVRDFIERDLGPEGLERSVVIVATSDQPALIRIKGAVIATTIAEYFRDRGMNVMLMMDSVTRYAMAQREVGLAVGEPPAMRGYTPSVFASLPKLLERAGTGPTGSITAFYTVLVDGDDMNEPIADAVRGILDGHIVLNRSIANKGHFPAIDVLASISRVMKDIAPEEQLEAVNNMKRLMAVYKESEDLINIGAYQRGSNAAIDESIDQIDSIWNFTRQKVDEKVTLSEVQERLILEFARR, from the coding sequence ATGAAGATTCTTAGCTCACAGCGATACATGGAACATCTTAAGCAATTTGATCCCGTTCGCATTAACGGTAAGGTCACTCAGGTCATTGGTCTTATGGTTGAGTCGGAAGGTCCGGATGCCAGCATTGGTGATGTATGTTACATCTACCCTGGAAAATCTGCCAAGCCACTTCAGGCAGAGGTTGTCGGGTTTCGGGATAACAAAGTTTTGCTCATGCCACTTGGTGAACTTCAATCCATTGGTCCTGGGTGTGATGTGGTCGGAACGGGTAAACCACTTGGGGTTCAGGTTGGATCAGAATTGCTTGGTAAAGTGTTAGATGGATTGGGACAACCTTTGGACGGTTCCTTGTTACCCTCCAGAATGCCGATGTACTCCACATCCAATACGCCAGTGAATCCGATGGACCGACCACGGGTACTCGAAACGATGAGTGTAGGTGTGAGAGCCATTGACGGTCTGTTGACGGTTGGCAAAGGACAGAGGGTCGGCATATTTGCCGGATCAGGTGTTGGTAAAAGTACGCTTATGGGTATGATCGCCCGCAATACAGCAGCAGACGTCAATGTAATTGCTTTGGTAGGCGAGCGGGGCCGTGAGGTTCGTGACTTTATTGAACGGGATCTGGGTCCGGAAGGACTGGAACGATCTGTCGTTATTGTCGCTACCTCTGATCAACCTGCTCTGATTCGAATCAAGGGCGCGGTCATCGCAACTACGATTGCGGAGTATTTCAGAGACAGAGGCATGAATGTCATGTTGATGATGGACTCCGTTACACGTTATGCCATGGCACAGAGGGAAGTGGGACTTGCCGTGGGAGAACCTCCTGCAATGAGAGGATACACTCCTTCTGTTTTTGCGAGTTTACCCAAGTTGCTTGAGCGAGCGGGGACTGGACCCACAGGTTCGATTACTGCTTTTTACACCGTCCTTGTCGACGGGGATGATATGAACGAACCGATTGCAGATGCGGTGAGAGGTATTTTGGATGGTCATATTGTACTGAATCGGTCCATCGCAAACAAAGGTCATTTCCCTGCCATTGATGTGCTTGCGAGCATTAGTCGGGTTATGAAGGATATTGCTCCTGAAGAGCAGCTGGAAGCCGTTAATAATATGAAGAGACTGATGGCTGTGTACAAGGAATCAGAGGATTTAATTAACATTGGGGCTTATCAAAGAGGTTCAAATGCTGCCATTGATGAATCGATAGACCAGATTGATAGCATCTGGAATTTTACAAGGCAGAAAGTCGATGAAAAAGTAACGCTGAGTGAAGTGCAGGAACGTTTGATTCTTGAATTTGCAAGGAGATGA
- a CDS encoding flagellar biosynthetic protein FliO, with protein MMAQDKIPDDVGTGVNYYFQLVWVIVVLAVILVLIVYLIRFLNKRNQRWFRNGTIRILGGVGLGPNKSLQIIEIGGSVYLLGVGDDIQLVDKVSDLEEAQRIIDSFERDASAQQGSLSPLIAKLAARLRKDEPPREMELEDTTSFHELFESKLRQMPNRKEKMEKVLEEDNTTDRSRDS; from the coding sequence ATGATGGCTCAGGATAAGATTCCAGATGATGTGGGCACGGGAGTCAATTATTATTTTCAGCTTGTATGGGTGATTGTTGTCCTGGCCGTCATTCTGGTTCTTATAGTCTATCTGATTCGTTTTCTGAACAAACGGAATCAGCGATGGTTCCGGAACGGCACAATTCGTATTTTGGGTGGGGTCGGACTGGGACCAAACAAGTCGCTGCAAATTATAGAAATTGGCGGTAGTGTTTATCTACTCGGTGTGGGTGATGACATACAGCTGGTGGATAAGGTTTCGGATCTTGAAGAGGCACAGCGAATCATTGATTCATTTGAACGGGATGCTTCAGCTCAACAGGGAAGCCTTTCGCCTCTCATTGCAAAGCTGGCAGCCCGCTTGCGCAAAGATGAACCGCCACGGGAAATGGAACTCGAGGATACAACCTCTTTTCACGAACTGTTTGAATCTAAACTTCGGCAGATGCCTAACCGTAAAGAGAAGATGGAGAAGGTCCTGGAAGAAGACAATACTACAGATCGGTCGAGGGATTCATGA
- a CDS encoding response regulator: MANRILVVDDAAFMRMMIRDILSKNGYEVVGEAQDGSQAIEKFKELRPDLITMDITMPEMDGIAALKEIKKIDANAKVIMCSAMGQQAMVIDAIQAGAKDFIVKPFQSDRVIEAISKTLGV, from the coding sequence ATGGCAAACCGAATTTTAGTCGTGGACGACGCTGCATTTATGAGAATGATGATCCGGGACATTTTGTCCAAAAACGGATACGAGGTCGTTGGCGAAGCACAGGATGGATCACAAGCAATTGAGAAGTTTAAGGAGCTTCGTCCTGATCTGATCACAATGGATATTACCATGCCTGAGATGGATGGTATTGCAGCTTTGAAAGAAATCAAAAAAATTGATGCTAACGCAAAAGTGATTATGTGCTCTGCGATGGGTCAACAAGCGATGGTTATTGATGCAATCCAAGCTGGAGCTAAAGATTTCATCGTGAAACCGTTCCAATCTGACCGCGTTATCGAAGCAATCAGCAAAACGCTGGGCGTTTAA
- a CDS encoding flagellar basal body-associated FliL family protein translates to MKKMLPWLATSLLAITLIVVVVFVFMTGQNGNKNDTHTAAAAAEKKMTADEIVAVSSELGEIKTNLADIDHVVVVSFSFKLSDKKAKEDFEKIKEITVKPIIIQTFADTKSDELATAKGRIQFNKKLTELINEALPEGKLASTSFSAFVMAPM, encoded by the coding sequence ATGAAAAAGATGTTGCCATGGCTTGCAACAAGCTTGCTAGCTATAACACTGATTGTGGTGGTTGTGTTTGTATTTATGACAGGACAGAACGGAAATAAGAATGATACACATACGGCAGCCGCTGCTGCAGAGAAGAAGATGACTGCGGATGAGATTGTTGCAGTTTCCTCAGAGCTTGGAGAAATTAAAACCAATTTGGCTGATATAGACCATGTTGTAGTTGTAAGTTTTTCTTTCAAATTGTCCGACAAAAAGGCTAAAGAAGATTTTGAGAAAATCAAGGAAATTACAGTGAAGCCTATTATCATCCAGACTTTTGCGGATACCAAGTCGGATGAGCTGGCAACAGCGAAAGGTCGCATTCAATTTAATAAAAAATTGACCGAGCTTATTAATGAAGCTTTGCCAGAAGGTAAGCTGGCCAGCACTAGTTTTTCTGCTTTTGTGATGGCGCCAATGTAA
- the fliM gene encoding flagellar motor switch protein FliM produces the protein MVDVLSQNEIDALLAALSSGEMDAEELKKEETQKKIRSYDFKRAVRFSKDHIRSLTRIHENFARFLTTYFSAQLRTFVQINVVQVEQLPYDEFIRSIPKMTILNIFEAEPLQGRMVMEVHPNVGYAMLDRLLGGTGNAPTKIASMTEIETTIMERIFSRAFESLQEAWKTVLDISPRMEALETNPQFMQIVSPNETIALISLSTKIGDTTGMINLCIPHVVLEPIMSRLSTHQWFVSEKKTRAPEEYDALKERVNKAKLPVVAELGESRISIAEFLGLSVGDVITLNKPVDEGLSIKVGDRLKYMGSPGTIKDRVAVQIDKIVTEGVEEFDE, from the coding sequence ATGGTGGATGTATTATCACAAAATGAGATTGACGCCCTATTAGCTGCCCTTTCCTCTGGTGAGATGGATGCCGAGGAATTGAAAAAGGAAGAAACTCAAAAGAAAATTAGATCGTACGATTTTAAGCGGGCAGTTCGTTTTTCTAAAGATCATATTCGAAGCTTGACCCGTATTCACGAAAACTTTGCACGCTTTCTCACCACTTATTTTTCAGCCCAACTGCGGACGTTCGTTCAGATCAATGTCGTTCAGGTTGAACAGTTGCCTTATGACGAGTTTATCCGTTCTATTCCGAAGATGACGATATTGAACATATTTGAGGCGGAGCCATTACAGGGACGGATGGTGATGGAGGTTCATCCCAACGTGGGTTATGCAATGCTGGATCGTCTGCTTGGCGGAACAGGAAATGCACCGACAAAGATCGCATCGATGACGGAAATTGAGACGACGATTATGGAGCGGATTTTCAGCCGTGCGTTTGAGAGTTTGCAGGAAGCATGGAAGACGGTGTTGGATATTTCTCCAAGGATGGAAGCGCTGGAGACCAATCCGCAATTTATGCAGATTGTATCTCCCAATGAGACCATTGCTTTGATCTCACTGAGTACCAAAATCGGTGACACCACAGGCATGATCAATTTGTGTATCCCGCATGTCGTTCTTGAACCTATTATGTCCCGGTTGTCGACTCATCAGTGGTTTGTTTCGGAGAAAAAGACGAGAGCTCCGGAAGAATATGATGCTCTCAAAGAGCGTGTGAACAAAGCCAAATTACCCGTTGTTGCGGAGTTGGGAGAATCCAGAATTTCGATTGCTGAATTTTTGGGTCTGTCGGTTGGCGATGTCATTACGTTGAACAAACCCGTTGATGAGGGATTGTCCATTAAAGTTGGAGACAGGCTGAAGTACATGGGTAGCCCGGGAACGATCAAGGATCGTGTGGCTGTGCAAATAGACAAGATTGTCACCGAAGGAGTTGAAGAATTTGACGAGTAA
- a CDS encoding flagellar FlbD family protein → MISVTRLNGSPMWLNALMVEIVEETPDTYITLVTGKRLIVLEKADEVISKIKDYNREIGVQAATIKVQQTEES, encoded by the coding sequence ATGATTTCGGTTACGCGGTTAAATGGTTCTCCCATGTGGTTAAATGCGCTGATGGTTGAAATTGTGGAAGAGACACCAGACACGTATATTACTCTGGTAACCGGAAAGAGACTTATTGTGCTTGAGAAGGCCGATGAGGTTATTTCCAAAATTAAAGATTACAACCGTGAAATCGGGGTTCAGGCAGCCACTATTAAAGTGCAGCAAACGGAGGAGTCCTGA
- the fliJ gene encoding flagellar export protein FliJ translates to MKFRYHFQKVVDLKSNEKTQAEWMLSTAIGKLQTEEEHLLQLLNDKKELIDVIQSTTESTASVSSLQEMQRYVHHLDECISRKSSDVRHAEVNVQRNQTFLNGKMMDEKVWLGARDKAKIKFQQEMLLREQNDLDEMATVRFAAKAGRAN, encoded by the coding sequence ATGAAATTTCGATATCATTTCCAGAAGGTTGTTGACCTGAAAAGCAATGAAAAAACGCAAGCGGAGTGGATGTTATCCACAGCGATCGGGAAACTTCAGACTGAGGAAGAGCATCTTTTACAACTATTGAATGATAAAAAGGAACTGATTGATGTCATTCAATCCACTACGGAAAGTACGGCTTCCGTATCCAGCTTGCAGGAGATGCAGCGTTATGTCCATCACCTTGACGAGTGCATTTCACGCAAAAGTAGTGATGTCAGACATGCTGAGGTCAATGTGCAACGGAATCAGACGTTTCTGAACGGCAAAATGATGGACGAAAAAGTATGGCTTGGGGCGAGAGACAAGGCCAAAATCAAATTTCAGCAGGAGATGCTCCTCCGGGAACAGAACGATCTGGACGAGATGGCTACTGTACGCTTCGCTGCCAAAGCCGGACGCGCGAATTGA
- the flgG gene encoding flagellar basal body rod protein FlgG codes for MLKSMYSGVSGMRGFQTKLDVIGNNIANVNTVGFKGSRVMFKDIMSQTTAGVTAPGDDNGGVNAKQIGLGVSVGSIDTLHLAGSPMTTNNPTDLRLNGDGFFLVTLGGEQEVPFLTRAGDFHVDANRNLVTSDGLFVVDSGGEPITLDEAVVSFTIGQDGIINQTMDDGTTEAGAQLGIGKVTNPEGLEKIGGNLYRITANANADGEFEIVTANSTEFGTGSVIAGQLEMSNVDLTGEFTEMIVAQRGFQANSRIITTSDEVLQEVVNLKR; via the coding sequence ATGTTGAAATCAATGTACTCAGGCGTTTCCGGGATGCGGGGTTTTCAAACGAAACTTGATGTTATCGGTAATAATATTGCGAACGTGAACACGGTTGGTTTTAAAGGTAGCCGTGTTATGTTCAAAGATATTATGAGCCAAACAACGGCGGGGGTAACAGCGCCTGGAGATGATAACGGTGGTGTAAATGCAAAGCAGATTGGTTTGGGTGTATCGGTAGGATCGATTGATACGCTGCATCTTGCGGGCAGCCCAATGACAACTAATAATCCAACTGACCTGCGTCTAAATGGTGATGGTTTCTTCCTGGTGACCCTAGGCGGGGAACAAGAAGTTCCTTTTTTGACCCGTGCAGGAGATTTCCATGTGGATGCTAACCGTAACCTCGTGACATCCGATGGTCTGTTCGTTGTTGATAGTGGTGGAGAACCTATCACTTTGGATGAAGCAGTAGTTTCTTTCACTATTGGTCAAGATGGAATTATCAACCAGACGATGGATGATGGAACAACTGAAGCTGGAGCACAACTGGGCATAGGGAAAGTAACAAATCCAGAAGGTCTAGAAAAAATCGGTGGTAACTTGTATCGTATTACTGCAAATGCCAATGCTGACGGGGAATTCGAAATTGTCACTGCAAATAGTACTGAATTTGGTACAGGCTCCGTTATTGCAGGACAACTTGAAATGTCCAACGTAGATCTAACAGGTGAATTCACAGAGATGATCGTGGCTCAACGTGGATTCCAGGCGAACTCACGTATTATTACAACGTCCGATGAAGTGCTTCAGGAAGTTGTTAACCTGAAACGTTAA
- a CDS encoding flagellar hook capping FlgD N-terminal domain-containing protein — protein sequence MANEAISTNNTWPNYSAANKATTSAATKELGKDQFLKILITQLQNQDPMQPMEDKEFIAQMAQFSSVEQLVNISSQLKTLNQSLGTVSGMIGREISWLSSNKEDNGTLRQGIVDSIIVRDGVQYAKVGKDEIKLDEIIQVTNPTQAEENENPVQNAEDSAETNETNEQEPSAQPEDNGNTL from the coding sequence ATGGCTAATGAAGCGATTTCTACCAATAATACCTGGCCTAACTATTCGGCAGCGAATAAAGCTACAACAAGCGCTGCAACAAAAGAGCTGGGCAAGGATCAGTTTCTTAAAATATTGATCACTCAGCTACAAAATCAGGATCCGATGCAGCCAATGGAAGATAAGGAATTTATCGCTCAGATGGCTCAGTTCAGTTCGGTAGAACAACTGGTGAATATCTCGTCTCAGCTCAAGACTTTGAATCAGTCTCTTGGGACAGTGTCTGGCATGATTGGCCGCGAGATCAGTTGGCTTTCTTCTAATAAAGAGGATAACGGAACACTCCGTCAAGGTATTGTGGATTCTATTATCGTACGAGATGGTGTTCAGTACGCAAAAGTGGGCAAAGACGAAATTAAGCTGGATGAAATTATTCAGGTAACCAATCCAACACAGGCTGAGGAAAATGAAAATCCTGTTCAGAACGCTGAAGATTCAGCTGAAACGAACGAAACCAATGAACAAGAACCATCAGCACAGCCTGAAGATAACGGAAACACGTTATGA
- the fliY gene encoding flagellar motor switch phosphatase FliY gives MTSKDYLSQEEIDALLRQSESMNSSEPAEKTVDDFLTELEQDALGEIGNITFGSAATALSTLLGLKVDITTPKVSIISRTQFDEAFPKPHVAVHVNYVDGFEGINSLVIKKRDAQVIADLMLGGEGNPVDEELNEIHISAVQEAMNQMMGSSATSMSTIFNRFVNISPPGIDILNMESGEGVSNLPEDETLIQVSFRLLIGDLIDSNLMQLLPVHFAKEMVEMLIGGAQESTASAPVASTPEPVPAAVPVAPEQPPVQQQVPPQAQQPPVQDYNGYGQAPMGMPQGMPPQQPYGMPPQQPYGVPQHYGGVPNRNVNVQPVQFANLQNGAFGQVDENNLNLLMDIPLKVTVELGRTQKQIKDILELSQGSIVELDKLAGEPVDILVNNKLIAKGEVVVIDENFGVRVIDIVSQWDRIQKLQ, from the coding sequence TTGACGAGTAAGGATTATTTATCCCAAGAAGAAATCGATGCTTTGCTCAGACAATCGGAATCGATGAACAGTTCGGAACCGGCTGAGAAAACAGTTGATGATTTTTTGACCGAGCTGGAACAGGATGCCTTGGGGGAAATTGGTAACATTACTTTTGGTAGTGCGGCGACAGCTTTGTCCACGCTATTGGGCCTAAAAGTAGATATTACAACACCTAAGGTGTCCATCATCAGTCGGACACAGTTTGATGAAGCCTTTCCTAAACCTCACGTTGCAGTACATGTGAATTATGTGGATGGATTTGAAGGGATCAACTCGCTAGTCATCAAAAAACGGGATGCTCAAGTCATAGCTGATCTGATGCTTGGCGGCGAAGGAAATCCGGTTGATGAAGAACTAAATGAAATCCATATCAGTGCAGTACAGGAAGCGATGAATCAGATGATGGGTTCGTCTGCTACTTCCATGTCCACAATCTTTAACCGTTTCGTGAATATTTCTCCTCCGGGAATTGATATTCTCAATATGGAAAGTGGTGAGGGAGTCAGCAATCTTCCAGAAGATGAGACGTTGATCCAGGTATCATTCCGTCTGTTGATTGGTGACCTGATTGATTCCAATCTTATGCAGCTGCTTCCAGTGCATTTTGCCAAAGAAATGGTAGAGATGTTGATTGGAGGGGCTCAAGAGTCTACTGCTAGTGCACCAGTTGCGTCTACTCCAGAGCCAGTACCGGCAGCAGTACCGGTTGCCCCTGAGCAACCTCCGGTTCAGCAACAGGTACCGCCACAGGCACAACAGCCGCCTGTTCAAGATTATAATGGCTATGGACAGGCTCCAATGGGGATGCCGCAAGGAATGCCGCCACAGCAGCCGTATGGCATGCCTCCGCAGCAACCTTATGGTGTACCGCAGCATTACGGCGGTGTGCCGAATAGGAATGTAAACGTACAACCGGTTCAATTCGCCAATTTGCAAAATGGGGCGTTCGGCCAGGTAGACGAAAACAATTTGAATTTATTGATGGACATTCCCCTTAAAGTCACCGTAGAATTAGGAAGGACCCAGAAGCAAATTAAGGATATTTTAGAACTGTCACAAGGTTCAATTGTCGAGCTGGACAAGCTGGCCGGTGAACCTGTCGATATTTTGGTGAATAACAAGTTGATTGCCAAAGGTGAGGTTGTCGTAATTGACGAAAACTTTGGTGTTCGTGTTATAGATATCGTAAGCCAATGGGACCGAATTCAGAAATTACAATAA
- a CDS encoding TIGR02530 family flagellar biosynthesis protein translates to MSDRITVGQLYTGPITPNLHNRSKAGETSNVPERPFAQVLEDNLLKLSNHAAKRLEQRGIELKTEQMQQIGTALDKAAAKGAKESLILMKDMAFIVNVKNRTVVTAMDSESMKDNVFTQIDSAVIIS, encoded by the coding sequence ATGAGTGATCGGATAACAGTAGGCCAACTGTATACAGGTCCAATTACACCGAATTTGCATAATCGCTCCAAAGCAGGAGAAACGTCTAATGTACCTGAACGCCCTTTTGCACAGGTATTGGAAGACAACCTCCTGAAATTGAGTAATCATGCTGCCAAAAGGTTGGAACAGCGCGGTATTGAACTCAAGACTGAGCAGATGCAGCAGATTGGAACTGCACTGGATAAGGCTGCTGCCAAAGGAGCCAAGGAATCCTTGATTTTGATGAAAGATATGGCTTTTATCGTTAATGTCAAAAATCGTACTGTCGTTACAGCCATGGATAGTGAAAGCATGAAGGATAATGTATTCACCCAGATTGACAGTGCTGTAATCATTTCTTGA